A segment of the Moorena sp. SIOASIH genome:
CTTCCTCGGCTTCCTGGTTTCTCTGGTCGGGTTAGTTGATGAGTTTATTACTGCCCAGATTGTCATTCAACGGCTCACAGAAGTCATCGACGCCACCCCAGAAGACGAAAACGACTTCAAAAAGCCCTGGGCCCAAATTCCCGGCAATGCAGATATTAGCTGCACTAACCTCAACTTCCACCATGCCGGTAGAGTTGACCTGCTGCAAGATTTTTCCTTCACGATTCCAGGGGGTAAAGCCATTGCCTTGATTGGTAAATCTGGCTGTGGCAAAAGTACCCTCGCTAAGCTAATTGCTGGTTTATATTCCCTCGGATCTGGTAATATCCGCTATGGTCTCTACAACCAGCAAGACCTCTCAATAGAATGCCTGCGGCAGCAGGTAGTGCTGGTGCCCCAAGAAGCCAACTTCTGGAGTCGCTCGATCATTGACAACTTCCGCTTTAGCCATCCGGACGTCAGCTTTGAGAGCATTGTCGAAGCTTGCCAGATAGTCGGTGCCGATGAGTTTATTAGCGAACTTCCTCACAAATATCAAACGGTCTTAGGGGAATTTGGTGCGAACCTCTCTGGTGGTCAAAAGCAAAGATTAGCGATCGCCAGAGCGATAGTCACCGACCCGCCAATACTGATTTTAGATGAATCCACTGGCGCTCTCGATCCGGTGAGCGAAGCCCAAGCGCTAGATAAATTGCTCTCCCACCGACAGGGCAAAACCACAATTATGATTAGCCATCGCCCCAAAGTGATTGAGCGTGCCGATTGGATTGTCATGCTCGAAAAAGGGAAATTGAAAATCTCTGGCACCCCAAAGACTCTGCGTTATCAAGCTGGGGACCACTTAGACTTTCTAGACGACGTTCACCCATCAACGAACGGTTTGCTAGTTAAATCGGATAGTTTTCATGCTAACGGCAGTTCTCCCAACAGTGCCCTGGGTTAAGTTAAACCCTAACCCTAAAATAGGCCTCTGGAGCAGGGGAGAAAGATTTTCATCATGCATGTTGTGGGTGAAGCGAAGCTATCCCGTAGGGAATGGCCGCCCATGGGGTTTTATATCATTATTAATCCTATATTAAAAGTTTCTGACATCTATTGCAAGTATAAAAAACCGAAAACTAGAAATACAAAGATCATGGTTAGCAACTCCGACACAGAATTCCTGCCCCCAGTTCAAGAAAACGAATTTCTGCCGCCGATTAGTCGTTGGACTACCTTTGGCGGACTGTTTATCGTCACTGCTGTGGGTCTAGCCATCCTGCTTGCCTCTGTGATCAAATATAAGGAAACCGTCAAAGCACAGGCTGTCCTCCGTCCTGCTGGTGAATTACGGATTGTTCAGGCTGCCACCGAGGGAAGGATTAGAAGCATCTCTGTCAAAGAAAATCAACTTGTTAAACAAGGAGATATAATTGCCACTATCGATGACTCCCGCCTCCAAACCAAAAAAAGTCAACTGATTAGCCATATTAGGCAGGGGCAGCTACAACTTATTCAAATCAAGGCCCAGATTAGGGCTCTTAATCGCCAGATCAGTGCAGAAACAGACCGCACCAACCTTGCTGTTGCCTCAGCTGAAGCTGAACTGAGCCGCCGTCGCCGGGACTATCGAAATCAGCAGATTACCGCCAACACTGGAGTTGAAGAAGCCGAGGCAAACTTAAGGTCAGCTGAAGCTGCTTTGAGTGCAGCTAGGGCGAAGCGAGATCGATATCAGCCGATAGCAAACACCGGAGCCATTTCTAAGGAGCGATTGAGGGAAGCACAACTAGCATTTGAGCAGCAACAACAACAGGTTCAGGCAGCCCAAGCTAGGTTACAAAATGCCAAAGCTGCCCTTAATCCCAGTGATGCACAAGTGGCGATCGCTCAACAGCAGATTGCCCAAGAAAAAGCTACGGGTCAAGCCACTCTCGCTACCTTAGACAAAGAACACGAAGCCCTAATCCAGCAGCGAACTGAAATTAACAAACAGCTTGAGGGCAACACCCATGAACTTCAACAAGTGAAAATCGACCTGGGTCAAACCGCCATTAGAGCCACAGCCGACGGTATCATCTCCAAACTCAACCTGCGAAACTCTGGTCAAACTGTGCGCTCAGCAGAGGAAATCGCTCAAATTGTCCCCACTGATGCCTCCTTGCTGGTCAAGGCTGGGGTGGCACCTGCCGACATTGGCAAGCTGGAAGAAGGCCAAAACGTACAAATGCGGGTTTCTGCCTGTCCTTATCCAGACTACGGCACTCTTAAAGGCGTGGTCAGCCAAATTTCCAAGGATAGCATTAAACCTCAAGGGAATGGTGCTACTACAGGTGCCCCCACTGCTTCCAGCCAGAAAGGGGTTGCAGCTACTGCCTTCTACGAGGTAACGATAGAGCCAGAAAGCCTTTCTTTAGGTCAGGGCAAAAAGCAGTGTACCATTCAATTGGGGATGGAGGGCAGAGCTGATATTATTTCAAAAGAAGAAACTCTACTCCAATTCCTTCTTAGGAAGGCAAGGCTGAGCGTAGACTTGTGAGGTTATTAGACCTCTTGCCAAAAAATTGGCTTACACTTTCAGCCACTTCATTATCATGTTTCCGTTTCCAGAGCTTATTGGAAGATAGGTAGACTTCTGTTAAGGCGAATCCTATAGATAAAAAGGCGAAAACATAAAGGATTTTTTTGATAATTTCAATTATAAGCTAAATGATATATATTTACCTGTGTTTAAGGGAGTGCCAATTTGGAGCAATTTGTAATTTGGATGAGGCTCTTGGAATAGTTATCAGTAACAGTTATTGAACACAATATAAATCAAATATTTTTTATATAAAACTGTAAAATTTTGTGAAGACATTCGTCCTTTATCTTTAACAAAAATCGCGGAATTACCCACCCTCTTCCAGGGTGTTGAAGTTACCGTAAGGTACTGGTCGCCTTTATGGTTAGTCGGCTATGCATAAAAAGGTTAAAACTTTTTGATTAAGGCTACCCTATCCTAAGGTTTCGTCTCTCGGATGGATAGCGAGCCAAGTATTTGACTCATGCCTTGACATCTTACAGTGAAATGCATATAATATTAAGCAAGGTCGATAACGAGGTTGAGTGCAGTGAAACATAAATCCGTCAAAGTCAGAATCTATCCTAATCAAGAGCAAGTTCAAATCCTTGCCCAACATTTTGGGTGCGCTCGTTGGTGGTGGAACTACGCACTGAATCAGTGTATAGAAACTTACAAGGAAACGGGCAAAGGTCTGAAACAATCTGCACTCAATTCCATGCTCCCAAAACTTAAAAAACAAGAAGAGACCAAATGGTTAAAAGATTGTTACTCTCAGGTCTTACAATCTGTTAGTCTAAATCTGAGCCGTGCGTATCAAAATTTCTTTGAGAGTAGAGCTAAATATCCTAGATTTAAGTCATACCATCACCGCCAATCAATTCAGTATCCCCAAAATGTCAAACAAGTAAGGGATTGTCTTAAATTTCCTGGGAAACTGGGAGTTGTAAAAGCGGTAATTCATCGCCCACTGGATGGAGAAATCAAAACTGTAACAGTCAGCAAAACTCCTTCTGGGAAGTATTATGCTTCTGTTCTGATGGAGTATGAAAGTGGTAGCTTAAAGTCGTCCACTGAGGTGCGACCCGTGGCGAATTTAATTCGCCAACGGAAAGCGCACCTAGGGAAGGTGGTCGGTATTGATTTAGGTATCAAAGATTTTGCGATTACTTATGACGGTGAAAAAATCTCTAAGTTCAGTAATCCTAAACACTTAGCTAAGTACGAAAAGAAGTTAGCCAAAAAACAGCGTATTGCTGCCCGAAAGAAAAAAGGAAGTAGTGGGTGCAAAAAGGCCAGAAAGATTGTAGCTAAGGTATACGAGCGAATTGGAAATGTCCGCCAAGACTACCTACATAAGCTGTCTAGAAAAATAGTAGATCAGAATCAAGTAGTGGTAGTCTAAAACCTAAATGTCAAGGGCATGGTTCGTAACCATAAATTAGCTAAAGCAATTTATGATATGGGTTGGGGAACCTTTGTCAATTTTATTTCTTACAAGTGCGAAAGCGATGCAGCGCGGTCTTGGGGGTTTCCCCCATGAGCGACTGCATCAAGACAGAGAAGGAAAAGTGTTAGTTGAAATAGACCGATGGTTCCCTAGTTCCAAAACCTGCTCTAATTGTCATTATCGAATCAAAGAGTTGCCACTGGATGTTAGGACTTGGACTTGTCCAAGTTGTGGAACTCACCACGACAGAGATGGTAATGCGGCAAAGAATATTAGAGCAGAAGGGATCACAATGCTATCCTCCTCTGGGACGGGGGAGGTCAACGCCAATGGAGAAGAAGTAAGACCAAGACGTGGACGCCCGTCCAAGTTAAGGCATTCTTCCGTGAAGTTGGAAGCCACGACCTCAACAACGTAGGTCGTGGTAGTTCACTCTTTACTAATGTAATTACTAGTTAACATAAACTCTTTAAGAAGATTGTATAGAAAAACACTATTTACCCTAACCACCATAGTCCTAGTCACCAGTATCCTGGGCGCTTGCACCAAGGAACCTTCCCCCCCTGAAACTAAGTCTAATCTCAGGCTGACTCCAGAAGGTTTGGGTACACTCAACAAAACCAGCAACTTTGATGCTGATACCATCAAGAGTGCTTTGCCCAGTTATACCGTTAAAAAAGAAACCACCTCTGCTGAAGGCGAAACTTACGATATTTTCAAAGCCTACTGGCAAGATAGCCCGGTAGTGGAAATCGATGCCGACATCTCCCAGCAGAAAATCGGCAGGATTGAAGTGCTAAGCGATCGCATCCCTGGCCCAAAGGATGTGAAGGTAGGAATAGCCTACTCAGCCACTCCTGGAAACGAGAAACTAGACTGCTTCCCAGGTGAGGAAGGGTCCACGGGGAAAGTGATTTGTAGGTTTGAGGAAAATGCCTCGATCTTATACATCTACCAACCCCTTAACTGGGAAGGGCCTTATCATAAGTTACCTCCCCAAGAGGTTCTGACCAAGGCTAAGCTAGATAGTCTACTTTGGGTATCACGCTAGTGCGCAAATAGCAAAAATTAATTACTAATTAGTGCTCTAATTACCGCTTTTTCAGGGCTGGGGAATTGCTCAATGGTGTCTTTGCTGAAGATTCCAACAGCAAACCATACTCAATACCTTCCACCACAGCTTCATAGGACGCTTCGAGAATATTACTAGAAACCCCCACAGTTGTCCAGCGTTCTTCTCCATTGCTCGATTCCACTAGCACCCTTGTCTTAGCCGATGTGCCAGCAGCACCATCCAGAATCCGCACTTTGTAGTCAGTTAGATGGAAAGCCGCAATCTCTGGGTAAAAATTCACTAAGGCTTTGCGCAAGGCTGCATCAAGGGCTGACACCGGTCCATTGCCTTCTGCTACTTCCAGAATATCCTGGTTGTTAACAGATACTTTAATGGTTGCCACAGAATTACTGTAGGGTCTACTGACCCCTTGTAGCATATCGCAATGTATCTGACAGCCTTTGAGTTCAAAGGGATGTTCTCGATATCCCAAAGCATCCCGCATCAACAAATCAAAACTGGCTTCCGCTGCTTCAAATTGATACCCTTCATTTTCCAGATCTTTGAGGCGTTCCAGGATTTCGCGACAGGCGGGGTCTTTTTTATCCAGGTCATGACCGAAACTACGGGCTTTTGCTAATACATTGCTCAATCCCGACTGGTCAGAAATTACGATCCGACGTTGGTTACCAATCTGTTCTGGCTGAATATGTTCATAGGTCAGAGGATTCTTTGCCACCGCTGAAACATGGATGCCACCTTTGTGAGCAAAGGCTGAACGACCCACAAAGGCAGCATGGTCATTGGGAGCAAGATTAACAATCTCGCTAATTAAACGACTAGCTTGGGTCAGTCTGGCCAGCTGATTATCTTCAATACAGCGTAACCCTTGCTTCAACTGTAAGTTAGGAATCACAGAACAAAGATTGGCATTACCACAGCGTTCACCATAACCATTAATCGTTCCCTGAACCATACAGGCTCCCTCAGATACCGCAGCTAAGGCATTAGCAACCGCTGTATCGGAATCATTATGGGTATGGATTCCTAACATCGGTTGTTCGCGTAGCGTGGCCTTTAGGCCAAGGTTAGCAGGTTGAAGGTTAGCAGGTTGAAGGTTAGTTTCGGTTGCAGGTTGGAGGTTAGCAGGTTGAAGGTTAGTTTCGGTTGCAGGTTGAAGGTTAGTGTCGGTTCCAGGTTGAAGGTTAGTGTCGGTTCCAGGTTGAAGGTTAGCAGGTTGAAGGTTAGCAGGTTCAAGGTTAGAACCTTCAACATTCAACCTACCAACCTTCAACTCTTTAGCTACATTCAACCTTCCAACTTTCAACTCATTTTCAACATTCAACCTTCCAACTTTCAACTCTTTAGCTACATCTCTAACAATGTGACCAATTTCCTGGGGTAGGGTACCACCGTTGGTGTCACACAGTACTAGCCATTCTGCACCCGCATCTCTAGCAGCTATCAGGGTTTTGAGGGCATACTCTCGATTGGCTTTATAGCCATCAAACCAATGTTCTGCATCGTAAATCACCCGACGCCCTTGACTACGGAGGTATTCTATAGTATCCCGAATCATGGCTAGGTTTTCGTCTAGGCTAGTTTTCAGCCCTTCGGTGACATGAAGATCCCAGGATTTACCAAAAATAGTCACCCAGCGCGTTCCTGCAGCTAAAATAGCTTGCAGCATCCGGTCTTCTGCAGCGATCATGTTTGGCCGTCGAGTTGAGCAAAAGGCTACTACTTCTGCTTGTTTGAGAGGTTCTTCTTTGAGCTTCCAGAAAAATTGCACATCTTTCGGATTTGCCCCTGGCCATCCTCCTTCAATGAAGGGAATACCCAACTCATCCAGTTGTCGAGCAATGCGTAACTTATCTTCTAGAGACAATGAGATTCCTTCACGCTGGGCACCATCCCGCAGCGTTGTATCGTAAATCCAGATGGGGTGAGAAGCTGTTGAAGTCATGGGCAGTTAGAATAGTTGAGTTTATGGTAAAGAAATGTAAATTCTAGTTAAGGGTAAGCTTTGATGGCCTAAAGCTCTGTCAAGGGCAAGGCACGCAGATAACCTTCCGACATTTACCCGCGCTTAGCAGTGTAGGAAGGTTACCGATCTCTTAACCCTTGATATATCAAGAGTATCAAGCGATGCAGCGCGGTCTTGGGGGTTTCCCCCATGAGCAACTGCCGTGGTTTCCCCCACTCGCTATTGCATCAAGACAGAGGACTAGACCAAACTATCTAAAATCTAGATATTTATAAACGCAGCTTATCTAGAACCATCAAACAATAAGACCACCTTGGTGTATTGCCAGATTGGCTCTGTTAACAACATTAAACATAGCTGCATCTAATTGTATTAAAAAATAAGCTACAGATAAGGAGTAATCTTGAATAATGCCTAAAGTAACAGCACAAGGAAAAAGCTTTGAATGTGACCAGGGCAGTAATCTGCGCAAGGTGTTACTAGACCATGGGGTTGCCCTGTACAACGGCAACGCTAAACTAATTAACTGTAGAGGATTAGGCAGCTGTGGTACCTGTGCGGTTGAGATAGACGGGGAAGTATCCGAGCCAAATTGGAAAGATAAAGCTAGGCGATCGCTTCCGCCCCATTCTCCGACAGCAAATCGCCGCTTAGCCTGTCAGACAAAGGTTTTAGGTGATGTTTGTGTTACCAAATATGATGGTTTTTGGGGGCAAGGAGATAAAACTGTCTGGATTCCAGAATCATGAAGTTGCCAATGGTGACTGGAACTTTGGCTGTAGTTAAAACCTAGGGCGTGTCGTCAGTTAAGCCAAACAACAGCAGCAGCGAGATCAATTGCGCCTAAGAAATTTCTGGCAGTTTTATCGTAACCAGTTGCCATGGCACGGTATTGCTTGATTTTAGGGCAGAAATTCTTAAAAGGAGGTCATAAATGGTTGCTGTAAATCAAATTAGACAAACGTTGACCCTGGCGGAGTTTTTAAAACTTCCTGAAACGAAACCTGCTAGTGAATATGTCAATGGACAAATTCAACAAAAACCTATGCCTCAAGGAAAGCACAGCATCCTTCAACGGGAATTGAGTTTTGCTTTAACACTGGCCTTAAAGCCAGAGCGAACTGCCCAGGCATTCCCCGAACTGCGGTGTACCTTTGGTGGGCGATCAATTGTCCCAGACGTTGCCGTCTTTCGTACAGAACGGATTCCTCGTGATCATGATGGCCAAGTGGCCAATTCCTTCAATCTACATCCAGATTGGACCATCGAGATCTTATCCCCCAAGCAGAGCCAAACCAAAGTTATTCGCAACATTCTCCATTGTCTCGACAACGGTACTAACATGGGGTGGTTATTGGATCCGGAAGAGTCCTTCATATTTGTCTATAGTGCCGATAAATCCGTGCAACTGTTTGAGAACTTAGAGGTGGTGTTGCCCGTGCCAGAGTTTGCCGAAGCAGTGCAGCTTAAGGTGGGTGAGATATTTGATTGGTTGAAAGAGTAAACGGATCTTGTAGGATGCGTTCGCGTAGCGGCTCGTACCGAGCATCGCTTTTCTGGTGGGCATGACTGGAACTGAGTCCAGCAACAGTTAAAATCTTAAGCATTCAGCTATCAGCTATCAGCTATCAGCTAATGCGCTACGCGAACGCTACGGCAACAGCTATCAGCCAAAGGCCTGTGGCCACGCTACGGGAACAGTTTATGTCCATAGCACACGCTACAGCAACAGCTTTTGAATAAAATAAGCTGTTCGCGAAGCGTGAGCCTTCGGCTCACGGCTGACGGCTGACCGCTGAATGCTTACTTAAAATCTAACAAACAGGAGGTCATAAATGGTTGCTGTAAATCAAATTAGACAAACCTTGACCCTGGCGGAATTTTTAGAACTTCCTGAAACGAAACCTGCTAGTGAATATGTCAATGGACAAATTCAACAAAAACCTATGCCTCAAGGAGAACATAGTACCTTACAAACTCGTCTGGTTACAGCGATTAATGAAGTTGTTTTACATAAAAAAATTGCCCATGCTTTCACTGAATTAAGATGTACTTTTGGGGGACGTTCTATTGTTCCAGATATTACAGTATTTAGTTGGAATCGTATTCCGAAAACAGAAAAAGGAAGAATTGCCAATAAATTTGAGCTTTATCCTGATTGGGTAATCGAAATTCTTTCTCCTGAACAATCTGCGAATAAAGTTATCAAAAAAATTCTGTTTTGTCTGAAACAGGGAACAGAATTAGGCTGGTTAATTGATCCTGAAGATGAATCAGTGATGATATTTCAAGCGAATCAATTGCCAGAGATTAAATCCAATGAAGAAATTTTACCTGTCTTAGAGAGTCTTAAAGATTGGCAATTATCCGTTGCCGAAATGTTTAGTTGGTTAAGTGTGAACTAATTTTTGGTTGGCGTTTATTTTTGCCATTCAACTGAGTAAGAGATCAAATATCAATGATCGTAAGCATATGCGCTACGCGCACGCTGCGCGAACAGCCGTCAGTTGTCAGCCGTCAGCCATTCCCATAGCGTGGCCTTTGGCAAAGGCGCATAAGCTGAAAGCTGAAAGCTGAACGCGCACGCGTGCGCGTAGCGCATAAGCTGATAGCTGATAGCTTACCAATGATCAATGACCAATTACCCAAGCTTGAAAAGAGCGATGCTACTGGAATCGATATGATATCCCAGTTGAGGAATTATCCCTCTGGCTAGATGCCTGCTGCTCTTAGCTGCGCTGCCAATTGTTCAGCTCGTTGCCGTTCCTGTTCAGCTCGTTGCCGTTCCTGGATGACCAACTCCGAACCCCACAGCAACAGTTCTCCTTGCTGATCCCACCAACTTGACACTCACCGCCCGCTTATGGACGGGGATTCTTTGATCAACGACCCGTCTTGCTCAACCAGACCGGAGTCAGGAAAAGTAGAGGACAGATCTCCCAAAGCGTTTGGATCTAGGATCCGAGTTCCTGTGTGCCCCACAGTACTCAAGGCTCTCGTTCTAATATTTAGTGCGGCATTGTGGTCTCTATCTAGTTCGCACCCACATTTGCAGGTATGGGTTCGAGTCGATAATGACTTTTTGACAACCTCACCACAACTGGAACAATTTTGACTGGTATAAGCAGGATTTACTGCGACAGTGATTCTGCCAAACTTAGTACCAAAATGCTCCAACCATTTTCTGAACTGATACCAACTCGCATCATTAATAGACTTAGCTAGACAATGATTTTTGACCATATTTCTGACCCTTAGATCTTCGTAGGCGACCAGGTCGTTAGACCGGATTACGCAACGCGCCAGTCTCTTGGCATGTTCTTCACGCTGCCTGCTTATTCTAAGGTGTTGTCTACCTAATCTATTGACGGCTTTTTTACGGTTGGATGAGCCTTTCTTTTTTCGGGAAACCCGACGTTGACAAAATTTTAAACGTTTTTCACTTTTCCTATAAAATCTGGGTAAGGGTTCAGAATGACCGTCGGAATCTGTATAAAATTCTTTCAGGCCGACATCCAATCCAATTGTCCTGCCAGTTGAATCTATATCTTCGCGTGCTACGACTGCAACACAGAACTGGACATAGTACCCGTCAGCTCGTCGAACTATCCTAACCCGATTAATTTGCTTCTTGTCAAAACGCCACAAGTCCCAGGTACCCTTGAGCTTAAGTTTTCCGATTCCTTTTTTGTCCGTGAACGTTATCGATTTTTTGTCAGGGGATAACTTCCATCCTGATTTCTTATACTCGACAGTTCTGCCACGCTTTTGAAACTTCGGAAAACCTTTCTTTCCAGGTATTTTTTTCTTGCAGTTATCATAGAACCGAGCAATCGATGACCATGCCCTTTCAGATGCAGCCTGACGGGCAGTAGAATTTAATTCATTAGCAAAAGGGAATTCTTTAGCAATAATCTTAGAATATTTGCTAAGGTCATTCTTCCCTGTTCCTTTGTTGTCCAACCATAAACGAATGCATCTATTTCGGATAAACTTAACTGTCCGGATCGCCTCATCTATGGCTGAATATTGGGACTTTTTGCCTTTGGCTTTAAATTCTAATATGATCATTGACCTTGACCTTGACCTTGACCTTAGGTCACGCTACGGGAACAGTCACGCTACGGGAACAGTCACGCTACGGGAACGGTCACGCTACGGGAACGAATCTCGACCTCTTTCGATATACCTTTATATTAACAGAGCAGATATAAAAGTGCCAAGCCTAGATCTAAAAAAAAAAGCCGTCCGTTAAAGTTACCGCTTCGATAGGGTCGCCTTTCTAGTTTTAGGGTTATGCGGTATAAGTTTTAAGGAAAGTTAGTAAGGCGACCCAATAAACAGGTTTCTATCCAGCGAAGGACGGGGCTTTAAACCCAAAATTTTTGGTAACTTTTCCCAGGTAACTTCGTAAGTAGCTGTGCTAGCTATCATAATTCCTTCCTCTCCGAGCCTGCTCTTATTATCATCAAAGAAGATGGGTCTGAAACCCCGTCCTTCTAGGACGGCTTTGTGCTAAGATAGAAACGACGCAATGACCTAAAAAGAAAAGGTGAGATTCCTGCTAGTGGGACGCTTTGGTTAAAAGGTGGTTCACCGAAATGGAGACCCGGTCAAAGACTCCAATCCCAGCCCTCTATAAGCAAATAGTCTTTAAAGTCACGGAAATCAAACACTTTAAAAGTAGACTCAATGACAATATGTTGTCGGAGAGAGTAGAGGCAATTGGCACCGCCAAGTGGACTGCCGATTTCTTGGTACTACGGTACGGGAAGTCGATGTGGTTGTTACGAGCAATGCCCTTTTGGGTAACTCCTCGCTTTGAATCCCCGCGCGTTCACGCCGGGGGAGTGTCAAAGTTAGGGAATTCCAGAGAACTGACGGGGTAACAGCTTACTTCACTCGACCCCGGAATCGGATAAACCCATAGGAATTGGGTGGCTCTCCTGGTGCAGTAGCTTGGGGCACATCTCCGACTTCCACCACTACTACTCCATTTTGGTTTACAGGTACATTACATCCTGCGGGCACTGAGGTTCCCGGTGAGTAATAGCGACCGCGATCGCTATCGGGGATATTAGTTAGATAGATGTTCGGATCAGCTAAACCACTGGTGGGTAAGGGATTGGTACTCTCGAACAAGGCAATCCCGACATCACTAGCTGGAAAACCAGCAGTTTGATTGAAGGCGTCGGCAATAAAAGTAGTTTCTGCCGGAACTCGGTCACAGATACGCAGGCTCTTGGCGTAATTGCTGCCATTGGAAAGGAAGTACACAGTATATTCCAACTCATCCCCTGGCATCACTGTTCCAGAGTTAATTAATCCCCGCAGATAGACATTGGGATTGGGCCAGTTAGGGTCATTATCCTCAGGAGCGCGATCGCTTCCGACATGATTCTCAGAACCAGGACTATCAATACCATCAACGAAAGGTGAGCCAGATGTGGGTAAAGATTCCCAAACATTACTGTCTTTGCGCTTAATAGCGGTAATACGTTTGACCAGTATCACGTTGGGGAGGCTTTCAACATCAAACCCAAAGTTAATGTCAGTAACAGCAGTAGTAGTCACCTCAATCGGTATATCATTAGAGGTTCCTAACATCAACCCATCCGGGATCTCAGTATCGTTGGTATCGACTTGCACAATGTATTTCCCTGGCTCTAAGCTGGTGAAGCTGTAATTCCCACTATTATCAGTATCAGTAGTGGCTTGTTGGGTATCACCAGCATCGATAACATCATTACTGTTAACGTCAAGGTATAGTACTACCCTAATGTTGGCAGGTAGGGTAGATTCACCATTGTCGAAAGTATCGTTTTGGGGATTGTCGTCTTGGTAAATAGTACCGGATACTTCACCAGTAGATGTAACAGGAAGGGCAATCATCCCCACATCGAGGTCTCGTTTGTCTTCCGATCCAGCCAGAGCAAAGACTTCGGTATATCCCGTACTCGGGTCAGCATCAGAATCAATCGTGTCATCATTGCCCACATTTTGGAAACCAATCTCATAGCCAGATGGGGCAATAAACTCTAAGAAATAGTTTCCTGCTGCTAAGCCAGAGAAGGAGTAGAAACCAGGATTCCCAGCCACATCGTTGGTAGTAACTGTAGTGGCAAGTAGACTATCATCTTCGCCACCCGGTTGACCATCGGCACCCGGGTTATAAACGTTCACCGTCACACCATTGAGACCCAATTCACCAAGGTTTTGGAGTCCATCACCATTATTATCAATCCAGACAAAATCACCTAAGATCGGCTGAGGTACTATCCCTGCATCTAGATCCTGGTTACTGTCTCCAGCCTGAAGGGTAATGTTAGCAGTTTGTCCAGTAGCATCAGCATCCGAGTCGAGAGTGTCATCACCCTGGTCTTGGGGAGAGAAGGCATGACTAGGAGGCGCAATGAACTTTACATAATACGTGCCTGGTGTCAAGTCCCGGAAGCGATAGAAACCGGGATTACCATTGGAGTCATCACTGGTTTGAGTTGAGTCGATCAGAGTGTTGGCAGTATCATAGAGTTCAACAGTTACGCCATTTACACCAACTTCACCCCCATCTTGAGTACCATTGTCATTGGTATCCAACCAAACAAAATCACCTAAGCTAGCGTTAGCCGGGTCTACAGAGGTTAGTCCAGCATCCAGATCACGGGTGTCTGTAGTCTGGTTTACACTAAAGACGTTTGTCTGTCCAGTATTGGGATCAGCATCGGAGTCAGCGGTCTCATCACCACCCTGGTCTTGAGCAGAGAGATTTAAGTTGGCTGAGGGAATGAATTTCAGGAAGTAATCTCCGGCTGGCACTTCAGAGAAAAGGTAAGCTCCATCATTACCGGTGCCATCAGGAGCAGTTAAGGTAAAACCATAGAAAGTATCGTCACTGGTACCAGGTTGACCATCACCCCCGTCTTCC
Coding sequences within it:
- a CDS encoding HlyD family efflux transporter periplasmic adaptor subunit, translated to MHVVGEAKLSRREWPPMGFYIIINPILKVSDIYCKYKKPKTRNTKIMVSNSDTEFLPPVQENEFLPPISRWTTFGGLFIVTAVGLAILLASVIKYKETVKAQAVLRPAGELRIVQAATEGRIRSISVKENQLVKQGDIIATIDDSRLQTKKSQLISHIRQGQLQLIQIKAQIRALNRQISAETDRTNLAVASAEAELSRRRRDYRNQQITANTGVEEAEANLRSAEAALSAARAKRDRYQPIANTGAISKERLREAQLAFEQQQQQVQAAQARLQNAKAALNPSDAQVAIAQQQIAQEKATGQATLATLDKEHEALIQQRTEINKQLEGNTHELQQVKIDLGQTAIRATADGIISKLNLRNSGQTVRSAEEIAQIVPTDASLLVKAGVAPADIGKLEEGQNVQMRVSACPYPDYGTLKGVVSQISKDSIKPQGNGATTGAPTASSQKGVAATAFYEVTIEPESLSLGQGKKQCTIQLGMEGRADIISKEETLLQFLLRKARLSVDL
- a CDS encoding DUF1131 family protein, whose protein sequence is MYRKTLFTLTTIVLVTSILGACTKEPSPPETKSNLRLTPEGLGTLNKTSNFDADTIKSALPSYTVKKETTSAEGETYDIFKAYWQDSPVVEIDADISQQKIGRIEVLSDRIPGPKDVKVGIAYSATPGNEKLDCFPGEEGSTGKVICRFEENASILYIYQPLNWEGPYHKLPPQEVLTKAKLDSLLWVSR
- the cimA gene encoding citramalate synthase, which produces MTSTASHPIWIYDTTLRDGAQREGISLSLEDKLRIARQLDELGIPFIEGGWPGANPKDVQFFWKLKEEPLKQAEVVAFCSTRRPNMIAAEDRMLQAILAAGTRWVTIFGKSWDLHVTEGLKTSLDENLAMIRDTIEYLRSQGRRVIYDAEHWFDGYKANREYALKTLIAARDAGAEWLVLCDTNGGTLPQEIGHIVRDVAKELKVGRLNVENELKVGRLNVAKELKVGRLNVEGSNLEPANLQPANLQPGTDTNLQPGTDTNLQPATETNLQPANLQPATETNLQPANLQPANLGLKATLREQPMLGIHTHNDSDTAVANALAAVSEGACMVQGTINGYGERCGNANLCSVIPNLQLKQGLRCIEDNQLARLTQASRLISEIVNLAPNDHAAFVGRSAFAHKGGIHVSAVAKNPLTYEHIQPEQIGNQRRIVISDQSGLSNVLAKARSFGHDLDKKDPACREILERLKDLENEGYQFEAAEASFDLLMRDALGYREHPFELKGCQIHCDMLQGVSRPYSNSVATIKVSVNNQDILEVAEGNGPVSALDAALRKALVNFYPEIAAFHLTDYKVRILDGAAGTSAKTRVLVESSNGEERWTTVGVSSNILEASYEAVVEGIEYGLLLESSAKTPLSNSPALKKR
- a CDS encoding 2Fe-2S iron-sulfur cluster-binding protein, coding for MPKVTAQGKSFECDQGSNLRKVLLDHGVALYNGNAKLINCRGLGSCGTCAVEIDGEVSEPNWKDKARRSLPPHSPTANRRLACQTKVLGDVCVTKYDGFWGQGDKTVWIPES
- a CDS encoding Uma2 family endonuclease, translating into MVAVNQIRQTLTLAEFLKLPETKPASEYVNGQIQQKPMPQGKHSILQRELSFALTLALKPERTAQAFPELRCTFGGRSIVPDVAVFRTERIPRDHDGQVANSFNLHPDWTIEILSPKQSQTKVIRNILHCLDNGTNMGWLLDPEESFIFVYSADKSVQLFENLEVVLPVPEFAEAVQLKVGEIFDWLKE
- a CDS encoding Uma2 family endonuclease; its protein translation is MVAVNQIRQTLTLAEFLELPETKPASEYVNGQIQQKPMPQGEHSTLQTRLVTAINEVVLHKKIAHAFTELRCTFGGRSIVPDITVFSWNRIPKTEKGRIANKFELYPDWVIEILSPEQSANKVIKKILFCLKQGTELGWLIDPEDESVMIFQANQLPEIKSNEEILPVLESLKDWQLSVAEMFSWLSVN